Proteins from a single region of Dyadobacter fanqingshengii:
- a CDS encoding lysophospholipid acyltransferase family protein produces the protein MRSAQSMPWKEKRWLTASLSRIGVSSVSILFWRVTSHFIYLVFRHIWPYRKKVILKNLTICFPNLSNAEKARLTNKYYRHLANLIVEPLMVRNIAQKDLAKFVSYGNPSVIHQLLSEKKDVVLLVSHYGNWEYLFSMPLLTNSNVLAAYSPVSNGMLNEKLKRLRSRFGIKLIPKANWYRSAINWCDNKPAIFVNIADQRPPVAGKNVIEFFNRETYIQSGAARIAIKRNSAVVYLDVQKRGAHKYNFRFNLLVEEAGKMGETEIMKLYYTELEKNIKRQPELWLWSHNRWKFGFSTTLPSKKPINVV, from the coding sequence ATGCGCAGCGCCCAATCCATGCCATGGAAAGAGAAGCGGTGGCTCACTGCTTCTCTTTCCCGGATCGGCGTAAGCAGCGTCTCCATCCTGTTCTGGCGAGTAACTTCGCATTTTATTTATCTGGTTTTCCGGCATATTTGGCCGTATCGCAAAAAGGTTATCCTGAAAAATCTGACGATATGTTTTCCAAATCTCTCAAATGCTGAGAAAGCCCGGTTGACGAACAAATATTACCGGCACCTGGCGAATCTGATCGTAGAGCCTTTAATGGTCCGTAACATTGCCCAGAAGGACCTTGCGAAATTTGTGAGCTACGGGAATCCGTCCGTTATTCATCAATTACTGTCGGAAAAAAAGGACGTCGTATTATTGGTTTCACATTATGGGAACTGGGAATATCTCTTTTCAATGCCTTTACTGACTAACAGCAATGTTCTGGCAGCTTACTCGCCTGTTTCCAATGGCATGTTGAATGAAAAGTTGAAGAGGCTGAGAAGCCGTTTCGGCATTAAGCTGATCCCGAAAGCAAACTGGTATCGCTCGGCTATAAATTGGTGCGATAATAAACCTGCAATATTTGTCAACATTGCTGATCAGAGACCGCCCGTCGCGGGCAAAAACGTAATCGAATTCTTTAACCGCGAGACGTATATCCAATCAGGTGCGGCGCGCATTGCGATCAAGCGAAATAGCGCCGTAGTGTACCTGGATGTACAAAAACGGGGTGCGCACAAATACAATTTCAGGTTCAATTTACTGGTTGAAGAAGCCGGAAAAATGGGTGAAACGGAAATAATGAAATTGTATTATACAGAGTTGGAAAAGAATATTAAGCGCCAGCCTGAGTTGTGGTTATGGTCTCATAACCGATGGAAATTTGGTTTTTCTACTACATTACCATCAAAAAAGCCAATAAATGTTGTATAA
- a CDS encoding CHRD domain-containing protein codes for MRKLAFLGVFFIAAMVGCSDDDEVTDPTPVLPELKVSTTLSGANEVPANPSTATGSVDGTLDQESRILSLNMMYSDSASSDSTSTDSTFTPTAWHIHKAPVDSAGAVVINLGTTFTSPFAFKDTLTEAQVADLKAGLYYVNIHSAKYPQGEIRGQLKTEE; via the coding sequence ATGAGAAAATTAGCATTTTTGGGTGTGTTTTTTATCGCCGCGATGGTAGGATGTAGTGATGACGATGAAGTAACAGACCCGACTCCCGTATTGCCCGAACTGAAAGTCAGCACGACCCTTTCCGGCGCAAACGAGGTCCCAGCTAATCCATCAACAGCAACTGGATCAGTAGATGGTACGTTGGATCAGGAAAGCAGGATTTTAAGCTTAAACATGATGTACAGCGATTCTGCTTCGTCCGACTCAACTTCAACAGATTCCACATTCACTCCCACAGCTTGGCACATTCACAAGGCGCCGGTTGATTCGGCAGGAGCAGTGGTAATCAATCTCGGAACAACTTTTACCTCACCCTTTGCATTTAAAGACACTTTGACCGAAGCACAGGTAGCCGACCTGAAAGCCGGTTTGTATTACGTAAACATTCATTCGGCTAAGTATCCTCAGGGAGAAATCCGGGGACAATTGAAAACCGAGGAATAA
- a CDS encoding zeta toxin family protein: MPDLFLITGPNGAGKSLNANALIPKPTDFPVFDGDKIFYQLLNRHYKLTKVAKYARQLAEEELQRIFEYEISRAIVERQDYAYEGHFSTENSWKTIRRFQDAGYRINMIFLALENVNISLQRVAVRVSQGGHHVAPAHIYENFFGNIRLLDQNLPLIDRLTIIDNSSITATHILTLEDQKICFIRKDKVPAWIVNNMPELVKIIEQAETF, translated from the coding sequence ATGCCTGATCTTTTCTTGATTACCGGTCCAAACGGTGCAGGAAAGTCTTTAAATGCAAACGCTTTGATTCCCAAACCAACTGACTTTCCCGTTTTTGATGGTGATAAAATATTTTATCAACTGCTGAATCGGCATTACAAGCTAACCAAAGTGGCAAAATATGCACGGCAACTAGCAGAAGAGGAACTTCAACGCATCTTTGAATATGAAATTTCAAGAGCAATTGTCGAGAGACAGGACTATGCTTACGAAGGGCATTTCAGCACCGAAAACTCCTGGAAAACGATCAGGCGATTTCAAGACGCCGGATATAGGATCAACATGATTTTTCTGGCACTTGAAAACGTTAATATATCATTGCAGAGAGTTGCTGTGAGGGTTTCACAGGGTGGACATCATGTTGCGCCTGCTCATATCTATGAAAACTTTTTCGGCAACATACGTTTACTCGATCAAAATCTACCTTTAATAGACAGACTCACCATTATTGACAACAGTTCCATTACTGCTACGCACATACTCACTCTGGAAGATCAAAAGATTTGCTTCATCAGAAAAGATAAAGTGCCGGCGTGGATAGTGAATAATATGCCCGAACTGGTGAAGATCATTGAGCAAGCTGAAACATTCTAG
- the alaS gene encoding alanine--tRNA ligase, producing the protein MTSHQIRQAFLDFFRSKEHLIVASAPLVAKNDPTLMFNNSGMAQFKDFFLGNGTPPSRRIADTQKCLRVSGKHNDLEDVGFDTYHHTMFEMLGNWSFGDYFKKEAITWAWELLTEVYQLPKDRLYVSVFEGDSKDGVPFDQEAWDLWKPIVGEDRIILGNKKDNFWEMGDTGPCGPCSEIHIDLRPAAEVAEVSGKSLVNNDHPQVVEIWNLVFMQFERKADSSLVPLPATHVDTGMGFERLCMAVQNKTSNYDTDVFQNTIQVLETLSDKKYGANNEPFADIAMRVIADHIRAVAFAITDGQLPSNNKAGYVIRRILRRAVRYGYSYLGFQEPFFYKLVAVLADQFKDVFPELKSQEEFVTRVILEEEKSFLRTLESGLKRLDVIVSSLKEKGISVIAGDEVFELSDTFGFPVDLTALIAREKGFQIDELGFHDALTEQKNRSRQDAAKEATDWIEVREADGVEFLGYDFEETHSQIIKYRKVKTKTGEEYHIVLDRTPFYAEMGGQVGDTGVLLLDNGLTDGKKTVRIVDTKKENDLFVHISPDKNLDDALKNAGIIVAKIDSDRREKIKANHSATHLMLSAMREVLGTHIGQKGSFLNDEVLRFDFSHFAKVTDEELRKIEDRVNEKIREDIALDERRNVPIKQALDQGATATFGEKYGDFVRLIIFDPAYSFELCGGTHIPSTGQIGVFKFISEGSVSAGVRRVEAVTGAKALDIMRQQEETLNKIKELLKSPTDLIKAVESLLDERNGLQKRIVSLENEKIQSLKTTLVDNMKKHSTFNLIVEKVDVPSADSLKQLSYELRDQIENLIAVFGTEIAGKPQLSVFIAENIVQETGLNAGKIVKDLAKEIRGGGGGQPFFATAGGSDASGLDAALDKAKGLF; encoded by the coding sequence ATGACCTCGCATCAAATACGTCAGGCTTTTCTTGATTTTTTTCGGAGTAAAGAACATTTAATTGTGGCTTCGGCTCCTTTGGTGGCCAAAAATGATCCTACCCTCATGTTTAACAACTCGGGGATGGCGCAGTTTAAAGACTTCTTTCTGGGTAATGGCACCCCTCCTTCCCGCCGCATTGCAGATACGCAGAAATGCTTACGGGTTTCAGGAAAACACAATGATTTAGAGGACGTTGGTTTTGATACTTACCATCATACGATGTTCGAAATGCTGGGCAACTGGTCTTTTGGTGATTATTTCAAGAAAGAGGCAATCACCTGGGCCTGGGAGCTTTTGACAGAGGTTTACCAGCTCCCCAAAGACCGGCTTTATGTTTCTGTTTTTGAAGGCGATTCCAAAGATGGTGTTCCGTTTGACCAGGAAGCCTGGGATCTCTGGAAGCCGATCGTGGGTGAAGACCGCATTATTTTGGGAAATAAAAAAGATAATTTCTGGGAAATGGGTGATACAGGTCCATGCGGCCCTTGCTCAGAAATCCATATCGATTTGCGTCCGGCTGCCGAAGTGGCGGAAGTTTCCGGTAAATCGTTGGTTAACAATGATCATCCGCAGGTTGTGGAGATCTGGAACCTGGTTTTTATGCAGTTTGAACGTAAAGCCGACAGTTCGCTGGTGCCGCTTCCCGCTACACATGTTGACACGGGAATGGGCTTCGAGCGCTTATGTATGGCGGTTCAAAACAAAACTTCCAACTATGACACGGACGTTTTCCAGAACACAATTCAGGTTTTGGAAACATTATCCGACAAAAAATACGGTGCTAATAATGAGCCGTTTGCGGACATTGCCATGCGCGTGATCGCGGACCATATCCGGGCAGTTGCATTTGCGATTACGGATGGACAGTTGCCATCCAATAACAAGGCTGGTTATGTTATCCGCCGGATTTTGCGTCGCGCAGTTCGTTACGGCTACTCTTACTTAGGTTTCCAGGAGCCATTTTTTTACAAATTGGTTGCGGTTTTGGCGGATCAGTTCAAAGATGTTTTCCCGGAGTTAAAATCACAGGAAGAGTTCGTTACGCGGGTTATCCTTGAAGAGGAAAAAAGCTTTTTGAGAACGCTGGAATCCGGTTTGAAACGGCTGGATGTGATTGTCAGTTCATTAAAAGAAAAAGGCATCAGCGTGATTGCAGGCGATGAAGTTTTTGAATTGAGCGACACATTTGGATTCCCGGTTGACCTTACGGCGCTGATTGCACGTGAGAAAGGTTTCCAAATTGATGAGCTTGGTTTTCACGACGCATTAACGGAACAGAAGAACCGGTCGAGACAGGATGCTGCGAAAGAGGCGACGGATTGGATTGAGGTGCGCGAGGCCGATGGTGTTGAATTTCTGGGCTATGATTTTGAAGAAACGCACAGCCAGATCATCAAATACCGCAAAGTCAAGACCAAAACGGGCGAGGAATATCACATTGTCCTTGACCGGACGCCTTTCTATGCTGAAATGGGTGGACAGGTTGGCGATACGGGCGTCCTGCTCCTGGATAACGGCCTGACAGATGGCAAAAAGACAGTCAGAATCGTTGATACCAAGAAGGAGAACGACCTTTTTGTTCACATTTCCCCGGATAAAAATTTGGATGATGCATTGAAAAATGCAGGCATCATTGTGGCGAAAATCGATAGCGACCGCCGTGAAAAGATCAAAGCAAATCACTCCGCAACGCACCTAATGTTATCTGCGATGCGGGAAGTGCTGGGCACGCACATTGGTCAGAAGGGTTCGTTTTTGAATGATGAAGTGCTTCGTTTTGACTTCTCGCACTTTGCAAAAGTGACGGATGAGGAACTGCGCAAAATTGAGGATCGGGTTAATGAAAAAATTCGTGAAGACATTGCCTTGGACGAAAGACGAAACGTACCGATCAAGCAAGCGTTAGACCAGGGAGCAACGGCAACATTTGGCGAAAAATATGGCGATTTCGTCCGTCTGATCATTTTTGACCCCGCCTACTCTTTCGAGCTTTGCGGCGGAACGCACATTCCTTCCACGGGCCAGATTGGTGTTTTCAAGTTTATCTCCGAAGGCTCTGTTTCCGCTGGCGTGCGCCGTGTGGAAGCGGTTACAGGTGCGAAAGCGCTTGACATAATGCGCCAGCAGGAGGAAACTCTGAACAAAATAAAAGAGCTGCTAAAAAGCCCAACTGACCTGATTAAAGCGGTGGAAAGCTTGCTGGACGAGCGCAATGGTTTACAGAAAAGAATCGTTTCGCTGGAAAACGAAAAAATACAGTCGCTGAAAACCACATTGGTCGACAATATGAAAAAGCACAGCACTTTCAATCTGATTGTTGAAAAAGTGGATGTACCGAGTGCTGATTCGCTCAAACAATTATCTTACGAATTGCGTGATCAAATTGAAAACCTGATTGCAGTTTTTGGGACAGAAATTGCTGGTAAGCCCCAACTTTCAGTGTTCATTGCAGAGAATATTGTTCAGGAAACAGGTTTGAATGCTGGTAAAATCGTGAAAGATCTTGCCAAAGAGATCCGTGGTGGTGGTGGTGGTCAGCCGTTCTTCGCAACGGCTGGTGGTTCGGACGCCAGCGGATTGGATGCTGCATTAGACAAAGCGAAAGGGCTTTTCTAA